In a genomic window of Brassica rapa cultivar Chiifu-401-42 chromosome A10, CAAS_Brap_v3.01, whole genome shotgun sequence:
- the LOC103847234 gene encoding translocase of chloroplast 34, chloroplastic, with amino-acid sequence MAALQMSREWIGIQQFPPATQSKLLEILNKFKEEDVSSLTVLVMGKGGVGKSSTVNSVIGEKAAAVSTFQSEGLRPSLVSRSRSGFTLNIIDTPGLIEGGYVNDQAVNLIKRFLLNMTIDVLLYVDRLDVYRVDDLDKQVVTAITDAFGKEIWKKSALVLSHAQFSPPDGLNYDLFVSRRSDALLKLIRASAQLKKQDIQDSSIPVILVENSGRCHKNESDEKILPDGSSWIPNLYKTITEISFNGNKSIHVDKKLVEGPNPNARGKRLIPLIFAFQYLLVMKPLVRAIKSDVSRESKPAWEMRESGSASRRS; translated from the exons ATGGCAGCTTTGCAAATGTCTCGTGAATGGATCGGTATTCAGCAGTTCCCACCTGCTACTCAATCTAAGTTGCTCGAGATCCTTAACAAGTTCAAAGAAGag GATGTGAGCTCGCTGACAGTACTTGTAATGGGGAAAGGCGGTGTTGGAAAGTCATCTACTGTTAATTCAGTTATAGGCGAGAAAGCTGCTGCAGTCAGTACTTTCCAG TCTGAAGGACTGAGACCGTCCTTGGTCTCTCGCTCAAGGTCGGGTTTTACATTAAACATCATCGACACTCCTGGTCTTATTGAGGGAGGATACGTGAATGATCAAGCCGTCAACCTTATAAAAAG GTTTCTCCTGAACATGACGATAGATGTGCTGCTATACGTAGACCGTTTGGATGTGTATCGCGTGGATGACTTGGATAAGCAGGTAGTCACGGCTATAACCGATGCATTTGGTAAAGAGATATGGAAGAAGTCTGCTCTTGTCCTCAGTCATGCTCAGTTCTCTCCACCGGACGGGTTAAACTATGATCTCTTTGTCTCCAGAAGATCCGATGCTCTTCTGAAACTGATCCGTGCTAGCGCTCAGCTGAAGAAACAGGATATTCAG GATTCATCTATTCCTGTCATTCTTGTTGAGAACAGCGGACGATGTCATAAGAATGAGAGCGATGAAAAG ATTCTTCCAGACGGAAGTAGTTGGATTCCGAATCTGTACAAGACAATAACAGAGATCTCCTTTAATGGCAACAAGTCGATCCACGTTGACAAGAAACTGGTCGAAGGACCAAACCCAAACGCAAGAGGAAAACGACTAATCCCATTAATCTTTGCATTCCAA TACCTGCTAGTCATGAAGCCATTGGTTCGAGCAATCAAGTCTGATGTCTCCAGAGAGAGTAAACCGGCGTGGGAGATGCGCGAATCCGGTTCAGCAAGTCGAAGGTCTTAA